In Oscillospiraceae bacterium, the following are encoded in one genomic region:
- the fliG gene encoding flagellar motor switch protein FliG, with protein sequence MTTSRVKKSESLKKAATVVLSLGVDYASKVYKYLHPDEIEQITIQIATLDNLSAESVESTMDEFYNLCLAQKIVTEGGIEYAKAVLEKAMGSTTAAGVIEKVTKSLRTKSFDFLYKADPKHLLSIIQNEHPQTIALILSYCTSEQASEILSELPREVQLDVVERIAMMDSTSPEVIKDIEKMIEHKLSIGESLGTTEIGGIKYIAEVLNTIDRSTEKFIMEKLSEKDPKLSEEIRNKMFVFEDITTLDPMYIQKFLQAVTNSNDLLIALKGSAKEVADVFYENMSLRMKETMEEEAKYLHGVRLSDVEEAQQKLVALIRKLEEAGEVVISRGRRDELIV encoded by the coding sequence ATGACGACTTCAAGAGTTAAAAAATCAGAATCATTGAAAAAAGCAGCAACCGTCGTGCTTTCTCTGGGCGTTGATTATGCGTCCAAGGTTTATAAATACCTGCATCCGGATGAAATTGAGCAGATTACAATTCAAATTGCCACATTGGATAATCTTTCGGCTGAGTCCGTTGAGTCCACGATGGATGAATTTTATAACCTTTGCCTCGCGCAAAAAATAGTAACCGAAGGCGGAATCGAGTACGCAAAGGCCGTCCTTGAGAAAGCAATGGGCAGTACGACCGCGGCCGGCGTTATCGAAAAGGTGACAAAATCGTTAAGAACGAAATCATTCGACTTTCTTTATAAGGCTGATCCCAAGCATCTGCTAAGCATCATTCAGAATGAACATCCGCAGACCATTGCTTTGATCCTCTCATATTGCACATCCGAGCAGGCTTCAGAAATACTGAGTGAGCTTCCGAGAGAAGTCCAGCTAGATGTGGTAGAGAGAATAGCCATGATGGACAGCACCTCGCCTGAGGTTATCAAGGATATCGAAAAAATGATAGAGCATAAGCTTTCGATAGGCGAGTCTCTGGGCACGACCGAGATCGGCGGAATAAAGTACATAGCGGAAGTGTTAAATACGATAGACCGAAGCACCGAAAAATTCATAATGGAAAAGCTAAGCGAAAAGGATCCGAAGCTGTCGGAGGAAATAAGGAACAAGATGTTCGTATTTGAAGACATCACGACGCTCGATCCTATGTATATCCAGAAATTTCTTCAGGCCGTCACCAACTCGAACGATCTGCTTATCGCGCTTAAGGGCTCTGCCAAGGAAGTGGCCGATGTATTTTATGAAAACATGTCGCTCCGAATGAAGGAGACAATGGAAGAAGAAGCAAAATACCTGCATGGTGTAAGGTTATCCGACGTCGAAGAAGCGCAGCAGAAGCTTGTTGCTTTGATCAGAAAGCTTGAAGAGGCCGGAGAAGTAGTCATATCCAGAGGACGGAGGGATGAGCTAATTGTCTAA